A single genomic interval of Helianthus annuus cultivar XRQ/B chromosome 13, HanXRQr2.0-SUNRISE, whole genome shotgun sequence harbors:
- the LOC110900784 gene encoding uncharacterized protein LOC110900784: MDPSWGASQFPFSGFQQTPNAFSQMSQLQQVQQYQALQQIMQRNTFEQLQSQSQPPVQLEDDDEEVVPESPPQEVTRKKKKGKGKMVEPETAQKPRAKGRQWTKVEEEALAMAYAKASTCPIVGNNQSGSSFWKKTTDRFNAIMEHGEARDVESVSGKWRKMIKVVNAFNQIYNQIYLSPPSGSNEQDILNFAIAKWDSQNSTPFPHFRAWNVIRKEQKWKPVPNEVATAKRTKTSESGSYSAGGSTARCQIDINDDPEDDEDVLPVHESERPPGRDKAKKEAAGKRKVSGSSGGGGSSGGRGEKASSKMDDLINEFRSFKEFATKKYSHKKTVSSDYARAEDFRIMRLDLDSVPEDEREVYRRMKEEVKKNGRRRF, translated from the exons ATGGATCCTTCGTGGGGGGCTTCGCAATTTCcgttttcgggtttccaacaaaCACCCAACGCCTTCTCACAAATGTCTCAACTACAACAAGTTCAACAATATCAAGCGCTCCAACAAATCATGCAACGCAACACGTTTGAACAACTCCAATCGCAATCGCAACCCCCGGTTCaacttgaagatgatgatgaagaagtcgtCCCCGAATCACCACCGCAAGAGGTCACGCGCAAAAAAAAGAAGGGGAAGGGAAAGATGGTTGAACCCGAAACCGCGCAAAAACCGAGAGCAAAGGGGAGGCAATGGACGAAAGTAGAAGAGGAGGCGCTAGCTATGGCGTATGCTAAGGCCTCTACTTGCCCGATAGtcg gaaacaaccaatcgGGTAGTAGTTTTTGGAAGAAGACAACGGATAGGTTTAACGCGATTATGGAGCATGGGGAGGCTCGTGATGTCGAATCCGTCTCGGGCAAGTGGCGAAAAATGATCAAGGTCGTCAACGCCTTTAATCAAATTTATAACCAAATTTACCTTTCGCCGCCAAGCGGGAGTAACGAGCAAGATATTCTTAACTTTGCTATCGCCAAGTGGGACTCCCAAAATTCAACGCCTTTCCCGCACTTCCGAGCATGGAACGTTATAAGGAAAGAACAAAAATGGAAGCCGGTTCCAAATGAGGTCGCAACGGCCAAACGCACTAAAACTTCCGAGTCCGGAAGCTATAGTGCGGGAGGCTCCACCGCTCGATGTCAAATCGACATAAACGACGACCCGGAAGATGACGAGGATGTGTTGCCCGTTCACGAGTCGGAACGTCCCCCCGGGAGGGACAAAGCAAAAAAAGAAGCGGCCGGAAAGCGAAAAGTGTCCGGCTCGAGTGGAGGTGGCGGCTCGAGTGGAGGTAGAGGCGAGAAGGCATCGTCAAAAATGGACGACTTGATAAACGAATTCCGTTCGTTCAAAGAGTTCGCGACCAAAAAGTATAGTCACAAGAAAACCGTGTCGTCCGACTATGCTCGAGCGGAAGATTTTAGGATTATGCGGTTGGATCTCGACTCGGTTCCGGAGGATGAACGCGAGGTTTATCGGAGGATGAAGGAAGAGGTGAAAAAAAATGGACGTCGTAGGTTTTag